aaattaataaattaaaagacataaaataaaatacaattctAACCTAGGGGTTTTCTAAAAGCTTCAGTGCATTAACCATATGATGCAGAGCCACAGCTTGTTTTTGTCCATAAACTTCACTGTTCACTGTGAGAAGTGAAAAAGGACGGCCTTGTTGTCAGAGATCGACATTTATGAATGAAGAATTTACCCATAATAATGATCACAGTTAAGACATtttcaagtttctttttttcttaaatatccaaaaatacttttttttgaaaattcaCGTAAGTTTGCAATCTTTGGGAAAAGCCAGTAGTGTACATCGTCCCACGGGGCTTTACAGTGTATACActggtaaaataaatgttttgtcatTCAGTATTCCCATCACAGAAAGAACAAGAGTTATTATCAACACCAAAACGATGTGTGGGAAATTCTTTGGAAAGGTAAACACCTGAGAGGATTTTCTAAGGTCTGTCAATAAAGTACAAAGCAGCAATTCCGggctgttgtgccaaaaagtgattgctcgtatttaaactgctataagtaacttgttatATTAAattgtgaaacatatgtcaaatgcttCCCTCATGGAGGACACAAAGTCAcactgagccacaaacaacattcgtgtaacaagCTAGAAggcgcaatcagtttttggcagtgacttttatataacctttatttatgcagttaaaaaatctcattaacattgaaaatgtcttttgcaagagtaagttggccaagaggacagaagaaatggcagcaaatattacaatagttcagtaaaaatattttaagtggggataaaggaccggattggttataatgtaagtacaacaACACagagttgtaaagatacttgaaaaactgataattttttaattctatataAAACCTCTTTGTAAAcgctgttcaccgaagtctgtttaccaacatacgtaaagatattacacataaaaaatacacggaaacatttgtttttggcacaacaccggcagcCATCTCAAACATGGCGGCTTATTTGCTCAAACGACAGTGAACAACAACATGTCGGAGTAAATTCCGCCTAGCAACATGACGTTTGGAGTTTCCTATTGGTAGAATTATAGGCACGTGTCGTCTTGTCACGAGTTTGtgctgcttgtgttttttataAACGGGGCGCCATAACATGGTTTTGGTGGGCGGGGTTACAGACCCCCTTTTTGttagttagcattagcactGCCTGGACGTCCCGGTGTCTGTTAGCTAACACTCCCGATGTGAACGGTTTCACTTTCGGTGTGGATCGTGACGCACTGTTGTCTTCTCTCTGTCGAGCGAATCTCCAACAGCGATATATCGAGTCGGTCTGTATGTGAAACAATGAAGACGTTTGTGTGTCTCGCCGTCGTCCttctgctgggactcacaggtCTTTCGGCAGTCAAGACCAGTAAGTGATCTCCGGTAActgaacatgtttgtgtttccgAAATGGCCCGATGTTATCAGGCGGAAGGCGCTCGGGCCCAGTGAAAGCAAAACGGCTTTAAAGGTAGTAAAGTGGAATCTCTGGGAAATGGCAAACAGTAACATACTTACAGTACTTACAGTATTAAACGACTGATAACTTGTACTTAAAGGCGCTGTAACGTTTTACGAGTACTACGAGTACTTCCTTGTTTGGCTGTTGTGCGTGACACACTGTGACGCAGATAATTGCCGTGTTTATATTTAATAAGTTGGTGGAATCTAAATGAATATTTATCATCTGGATTAAattattgtctttatttcatCTGTAAGTGAgtgactgtttttgtgtttgccagTTTCACCCAAGGTTCAGGTGTACACCCGCTCCCCCGGACACTACGGGACCGCCAACACCCTCATCTGCCATGTCAGTGGATTCCATCCTCCTGAAATCACCATCGAGCTGCTCAGGAATGACAAAGAGATGCCAGGCTCTCAGCAGACCGACCTGGCCTTTGAAGAGAACTGGCACTACCACATGACCAAGCATGTGCCTTTCACCCCAACCAAGGAGGATGTGTTCACCTGCAGAGTAACTCATGGGGGGAAAAAGAACACATATATTTGGGGTATGAGTGTTtttcactgtgtctgtgtgtacgtgTTGTTTCACAGGTCACAGTACGTGAGGTTAGAAAATATTTTGCTAAATTTTCTTAGTTCTGTATTTTAGTTTTGTACACACATATcatctatatttatatatttatttcttatttcagaTCATGTATTTTATTACATTGACTAACATTGTttacaataaacaaaactaTGGAATAAAAAATGGTTCAGAAACAGAACAATTACAGAACATAGAACATTGTGCAAGTTCCTAATACTCCATTCATCACTCATTCATATTAAAAGCATCATGAAAAGAAACACGTAGTCATTCAAACGCTCATTAACAAACAAGCCAATAAGAACAAATTTGTAGTCTCAGATGTTGTCCTcttgtaaaaacacattttatattttcagaGACGCTGAAATGTTTTTACAAATGCATCATGTTCATCAGTCAACACTTGCCTGCTTTAAAGACCTTATTGAAGTTTTAAGTTGAAATTGTTGGTGTTTGTAACAGGCGGGGAGTAACCGGCCAGATCACAGCTagcataaacatgttttgaatGTCTCGTTTCAGAGGCAGATATGTAAGTTCTACACGTGTCCAGCTCCAGGTATGTATGTGCTCATCAGTATTCATACTTCAATATAATGACATTACATTGTTGTGGTGGAGGAGTGTGGCTTGTGTCTCAGCTGCAGAGCTGTGTCTGACAGCAGGGAAGCTACAGTCAAATCATAGCAGTGTGTTTGCAACTGTGCCAGCCACCCTCCCCTGAATCCGCTGCAGCTGACCCACAAAGCACTGAGTGATAGACAATGTTTGTATTATGTTTGTGGTCCCCACAGGTCTGCTCAGCAGGATGGAGAAGATTGGAATATTTCTGGAATCTTGAAAATGTCTAAAGTAATGGATTTGATTATGCAACCGTTTGAGcttcacaaaatgaaaacactgcacTTCCACGGGCTCAGACAGCAGCCATCCTTCAGCTTCATTCGTTTCTGTGACACACAGCGCCACAGCAGCGTGCGTTAAACCACTCAATTTTGCGTCTGCTGTCAAAAGTGAACACGAAGTATCAACATCGACAGCAGGCGTCATGTTTGAAACGTGCCCAGCTTACTCCAGTCACGTAGCTGAAATGTTCCCTGAGGCCAAACCAAATGTATTTTCTGTGCCTTATTCTCTTAAAACAGCTGGAAGACAGAACAACCCATAACTACACTTTGCCTTTAACACATCCAGAACGTGTGAAGCACCTGATTTGAAGTTATCTCGAATGATGAGTTTTGGCATCTGCTGTGAAAGATCTGGATGTGTGTTTCCTACTAGCTGTAGGAAACACACATCCAGGTGGTGTCCGTGGGAGTGTCCGTGGGTGTGGTCGTCCGTGGAAACGTGCAGAAGTTTTGAGGATTTGATTAGTTATGGATTTCTCTTCAGATAAATAGTCCTTTAGGAATCTTGTGGTGATCTGAGTATCGACTTTGTGGTGGTGGTGAAACTGAAGTGTTTGCATTGCTCTGATTTTTAAGGTAAATCTATACAGACTAAAGACTTTCATATTAATGTTGTAATAAGGTAATCAATGTAAATATGTATCCaatttgaaaatgtgtattttactAAAACATGCTTTGTGTTGAAATGACTCCAAACGTGACCGTTTGCTTGGTTTGTTTGTAACATTACAAGTTTATGAAGTTAACCAGACGGTTCCTGTTTGTTCTGGCatattttatgcaaaataaaactatattgGTTTAATTCACATTGGAAGTCCAGCTGTGCACAGCGAGTTATTATAATAGTGATGTTAAACTGTGTCATGTGACCTGGCGTAGAAGAAGTCCTCCTCTCGCCGCCTCCACGTCACAGCTAAGAGAGGTTTAAGGTCCTAATATCCAACCTCATAATCTGCTAATATTTATTCGTAAGCAAAGATGAATCAAAATATAAGTTTTTTCACTGTATAAATGAGAAATCAATGAGTGAGAAAATGGGGTGAGAGTGATTCCACGTACTGTTAACAGGTGGAGCTGGTGGGTTCATGCATGGCTGctcatttttcttcttaatGGTTTAGCAGGGAAGGCAGCTGGATGAGTTCGGACTGAGCGAGTCCCCTCACCTGCATCGACTACACTCTGCATGCTTGCTGGGTCACACTCATAGTCAGGACTTTTTAACATCAGAGAGCCAAGTCCGACTTCCTGTGTGGGGTTGTGGCCCTGCAGGTGATACATTGTGTATGTTTGAAGCTTGAATTCTTCCGTACATGAGAAAGGTCGTTGTTTCTCACCACTAAACGGTTTGTATTTAATTCTCAATTCACTGGAGAATCCAGGAGAATTCCAAGAAGTGCATGAAAGTCTGATGCTTCGGTGTATTCACGGATCATTTAGTATATTTGCGGTAACGTATGTTTTCACGCTTTATTGACTTTTTGGTGTAAAAAGGAGACCGTGTAACATCTCCACAGAGGAATCTGGAAATGACACGTTTggatctaaattcagacaaattcACCAAAACAATCGAGGTGCATTAAACTTTTTGATAGGCACCAAAGTTCTTTATATGATTTAACTACAAGAATAGAAACAGCTGTTCTTACTGACGGACCTCGTGTTTCCACCCACCCCACTGCCTCCACCAAAAGCAGCAGAGCACTGTGCATCTCCTCTCCACCTGTGACCTCATGATCCACCTGCAGGTAGGCGGAGTCTGGACTCTTCGGTAAACACGACGTTGCTCCATGTGTTCAGGTTGCAGGACAGATGGACACCAGCACATCAGTGTGAGGGGACTGCAGGGTCTGGCCTGAGCTACAGAAAACTCCAAACAATCAATAACATAATAAGCTGTTTGCCACTGGCAgagaatattttatatataaagtttataataatataatacaggGATTATTATAAAGTTTTTACTGGGCACAACCTGCATACTCAGCTCTGCTAACCACAAATATAGCTCTTTATTTCTGAATGATTGGTGCCACGAGGTTTACTGCCAGTCAGCGTTATTATAACAAAGAGCTGACCAAACAAAAATATCCTTACTTATTGTGTAAGGTTACATATATATACAATTAAATTACTGTGTCTAAATGATATTAAATCTAATTTATGAGTGTGAAGCGTCGTAGCAGAGCCCTGCGTGGGATTATTTCCTGCTGCATTTGCTGCACAAACCCAC
The Astatotilapia calliptera chromosome 17, fAstCal1.2, whole genome shotgun sequence genome window above contains:
- the LOC113009323 gene encoding beta-2-microglobulin-like, encoding MKTFVCLAVVLLLGLTGLSAVKTISPKVQVYTRSPGHYGTANTLICHVSGFHPPEITIELLRNDKEMPGSQQTDLAFEENWHYHMTKHVPFTPTKEDVFTCRVTHGGKKNTYIWEADM